A portion of the Haemorhous mexicanus isolate bHaeMex1 chromosome 3, bHaeMex1.pri, whole genome shotgun sequence genome contains these proteins:
- the KCNK12 gene encoding potassium channel subfamily K member 12, with protein MMPPRGAVGSCRRRRLAPLNEDNGRFLLLAALIAAYLSAGATVFSALESPSEAAAQLRWNRTLHNFSRIFNISLPELRAFLRSYEAAMAAGIRVDALRPRWDFPGAFYFVGTVVSTIGFGMTTPATVAGKVFLIVYGLFGCAGTILFFNLFLERIISLLAFIMKACYERQLRRSGLLPPNFRKGPAVSGVGSLVGWKPSVYHVMLILGIFAIALSCCASAMYTAVEGWNYVDSLYYCFVTFSTIGFGDLVSNQNAVYQHQGLYRFGNFMFILMGVCCIYSLFNVISIVIKQILNWVLKKFECRCCPKCHKSSTRLSRRNAITPGARLRRHNVARDADGQYDSDTEGRRLSGEMISMRELTASSKVSLAILQKQLSETANGYPRNVCINTRQNGFSAGVGALAIMNNRLAETSDSR; from the exons ATGATGCCCCCGCGGGGGGCGGTGGGCTCCTGCCGCCGGCGGCGCCTGGCGCCCCTCAACGAGGACAACGGGcggttcctgctgctggccgcCCTCATCGCGGCGTACCTGAGCGCCGGCGCCACCGTCTTCTCGGCCCTCGAGAGCCCGTCGGAGGCGGCGGCGCAGCTCCGCTGGAACCGGACCCTCCACAACTTCAGCCGCATCTTCAACATCAGCCTGCCGGAGCTGCGCGCCTTTCTGCGGAGCTACGAGGCGGCCATGGCCGCGGGCATCCGCGTCGACGCCCTGCGGCCCCGCTGGGACTTCCCCGGCGCCTTCTACTTCGTGGGCACCGTCGTCTCCACCATAG GTTTTGGAATGACCACGCCAGCAACCGTGGCTGGAAAAGTGTTCCTCATCGTTTACGGCCTTTTTGGGTGTGCCGGGACCATCCTCTTCTTCAACCTCTTCCTGGAGCGCATCATCTCCCTGCTGGCATTCATCATGAAGGCGTGCTACGAGAGGCAGCTGCGAAGGAGTGGTCTCCTACCTCCCAACTTCCGAAAGGGGCCGGCCGTGTCCGGGGTGGGCAGCCTCGTGGGCTGGAAGCCGTCCGTTTACCACGTGATGCTGATCCTGGGAATTTTTGCTATCGCCCTTTCCTGCTGCGCCTCCGCCATGTACACGGCAGTGGAAGGATGGAACTACGTTGACTCCTTGTATTATTGCTTTGTCACCTTCAGCACCATCGGCTTTGGAGATTTGGTAAGCAACCAAAACGCTGTCTACCAGCATCAGGGATTATACAGATTCGGGAACTTCATGTTTATATTAATGGGAGTATGTTGCATATACTCCCTTTTTAATGTCATCTCAATCGTAATCAAACAAATTTTGAACTGGGTGTTGAAAAAATTCGAATGCAGATGTTGCCCAAAGTGCCATAAATCCAGTACCCGCCTCAGCCGTCGCAACGCCATCACCCCGGGAGCCCGCCTGCGCCGCCACAACGTCGCCAGGGACGCTGACGGGCAGTACGACAGCGACACCGAGGGCAGGAGGCTCTCCGGGGAGATGATCTCCATGAGGGAGCTGACGGCGTCCAGCAAAGTCTCCCTGGCCatcctgcagaagcagctgtcCGAGACAGCCAACGGCTACCCCAGGAACGTCTGTATCAACACGAGACAGAACGGTTTCTCTGCGGGGGTGGGGGCTCTGGCCATCATGAACAACCGCTTGGCAGAAACAAGTGATTCTAGGTAG